A single window of Candoia aspera isolate rCanAsp1 chromosome 3, rCanAsp1.hap2, whole genome shotgun sequence DNA harbors:
- the LOC134494741 gene encoding mas-related G-protein coupled receptor member A2-like: MDFLACLLRDHILAGFMVSIFTAGLLGNLMLFFFLLFHFKGNLWTACIWNLAIGNFGVLIFLCSICLLAFSNYLWENSSDALVKLLLPLAYLFLVMQCYHTHFFMSIGVDWCFALLSPSWHKFHQSTYLPSIISAVLSVLLWPLTCQLLFFFNLGIDTHTIIVVSLMTFIPLMVISNQTLIMRVWCNLHQQGKVPLEIVLGILFSLVTWGPIRLFLTPNNHFALISILAFVLTSMSSTINPAFYILIGKVLFPDARSKKLHFRKDKSVKPLRLSSYWATKEEM, translated from the coding sequence ATGGACTTCTTAGCGTGTTTGTTAAGAGATCACATTCTTGCTGGGTTCATGGTCTCCATCTTCACAGCTGGGCTTTTGGGAAACCTAatgctcttcttttttcttctattccACTTCAAGGGGAATTTGTGGACTGCCTGCATTTGGAATTTAGCCATTGGTAATTTTGGGGTCCTCATATTTTTGTGCAGCATCTGTCTATTAGCATTCAGTAATTATCTTTGGGAGAACTCAAGCGATGCCCTTGTTAAATTGCTGCTACCACTGGCATACCTATTTCTAGTCATGCAGTGTTATCATACTCATTTTTTCATGTCCATTGGGGTGGATTGGTGTTTTGCCCTTCTTTCTCCCAGTTGGCATAAGTTCCACCAATCAACCTATCTGCCTTCTATTATATCTGCCGTTTTGTCTGTCCTTCTCTGGCCTCTCACCTGTCAGCTTCTATTCTTCTTCAACCTGGGGATTGACACCCACACAATCATTGTTGTCTCCTTGATGACTTTCATTCCACTTATGGTCATCTCCAACCAAACCCTGATTATGAGGGTTTGGTGCAACCTGCACCAGCAAGGGAAAGTCCCTCTAGAAATTGTACTGGGAATCCTGTTCTCCCTGGTCACTTGGGGACCCATACGTTTGTTTCTTACCCCAAATAACCATTTTGCCCTCATCTCAATATTAGCATTTGTGCTCACTTCCATGAGCAGCACCATCAACCCtgcattttatattcttattggAAAAGTACTTTTTCCTGATGCCAGAAGTAAAAAATTGCATTTCAGGAAGGATAAATCTGTTAAACCACTGAGACTTTCATCATACTGGGcaacaaaagaagaaatgtaa